In Macaca fascicularis isolate 582-1 chromosome 15, T2T-MFA8v1.1, one genomic interval encodes:
- the FAM219A gene encoding protein FAM219A isoform X8: MMEEIDRFQDPTAASISDGDCDAREEKQRELARKGSLKNGSMGSPVNQQPKKNNVMARTRLVVPNKGYSSLDQSPDEKPLVALDTDSDDDFDMSRYSSSGYSSAEINQDLNIQLLKDGYRLDEIPDDEDLDLIPPKSVNPTCMCCQATSSTACHIQ, from the exons GACCCAACCGCCGCCTCCATCTCAGACGGAGACTGTGACGCCCGGGAGG AGAAGCAGCGGGAACTGGCCCGGAAGGGCTCCCTGAAGAATGGCAGCATGGGTAGCCCTGTCAACCAGCAACCCAAGAAGAACAATGTCATGGCCCGAACAAG gctggttgTCCCCAATAAAGGCTACTCCTCGCTTGACCAGAGCCCCGATGAGAAGCCACTGGTAGCCCTTGACACGGACAG CGATGATGACTTTGATATGTCTAGATACTCCTCCTCCGGCTACTCCTCTGCTGAG ATCAACCAAGATTTGAACATCCAGCTGCTGAAGGATGGCTATCGGTTAGATGAGATCCCCGACGACGAGGACCTAGACCTCATCCCCCCCAAGTCCGTGAACCCCACCTGCATGTGCTGCCAGGCCACGTCCTCCACCGCCTGCCACATTCAGTAG
- the FAM219A gene encoding protein FAM219A isoform X3, whose amino-acid sequence MMEEIDRFQDPTAASISDGDCDAREGESVAMNYKPSPLQVKLEKQRELARKGSLKNGSMGSPVNQQPKKNNVMARTRLVVPNKGYSSLDQSPDEKPLVALDTDSDDDFDMSRYSSSGYSSAEQINQDLNIQLLKDGYRLDEIPDDEDLDLIPPKSVNPTCMCCQATSSTACHIQ is encoded by the exons GACCCAACCGCCGCCTCCATCTCAGACGGAGACTGTGACGCCCGGGAGGGTGAGTCAGTAGCCATGAATTACAAACCATCCCCGCTCCAAGTGAAGCTGG AGAAGCAGCGGGAACTGGCCCGGAAGGGCTCCCTGAAGAATGGCAGCATGGGTAGCCCTGTCAACCAGCAACCCAAGAAGAACAATGTCATGGCCCGAACAAG gctggttgTCCCCAATAAAGGCTACTCCTCGCTTGACCAGAGCCCCGATGAGAAGCCACTGGTAGCCCTTGACACGGACAG CGATGATGACTTTGATATGTCTAGATACTCCTCCTCCGGCTACTCCTCTGCTGAG CAGATCAACCAAGATTTGAACATCCAGCTGCTGAAGGATGGCTATCGGTTAGATGAGATCCCCGACGACGAGGACCTAGACCTCATCCCCCCCAAGTCCGTGAACCCCACCTGCATGTGCTGCCAGGCCACGTCCTCCACCGCCTGCCACATTCAGTAG
- the FAM219A gene encoding protein FAM219A isoform X4, producing the protein MMEEIDRFQDPTAASISDGDCDAREGESVAMNYKPSPLQVKLEKQRELARKGSLKNGSMGSPVNQQPKKNNVMARTRLVVPNKGYSSLDQSPDEKPLVALDTDSDDDFDMSRYSSSGYSSAEINQDLNIQLLKDGYRLDEIPDDEDLDLIPPKSVNPTCMCCQATSSTACHIQ; encoded by the exons GACCCAACCGCCGCCTCCATCTCAGACGGAGACTGTGACGCCCGGGAGGGTGAGTCAGTAGCCATGAATTACAAACCATCCCCGCTCCAAGTGAAGCTGG AGAAGCAGCGGGAACTGGCCCGGAAGGGCTCCCTGAAGAATGGCAGCATGGGTAGCCCTGTCAACCAGCAACCCAAGAAGAACAATGTCATGGCCCGAACAAG gctggttgTCCCCAATAAAGGCTACTCCTCGCTTGACCAGAGCCCCGATGAGAAGCCACTGGTAGCCCTTGACACGGACAG CGATGATGACTTTGATATGTCTAGATACTCCTCCTCCGGCTACTCCTCTGCTGAG ATCAACCAAGATTTGAACATCCAGCTGCTGAAGGATGGCTATCGGTTAGATGAGATCCCCGACGACGAGGACCTAGACCTCATCCCCCCCAAGTCCGTGAACCCCACCTGCATGTGCTGCCAGGCCACGTCCTCCACCGCCTGCCACATTCAGTAG
- the FAM219A gene encoding protein FAM219A isoform X7, translating into MMEEIDRFQDPTAASISDGDCDAREEKQRELARKGSLKNGSMGSPVNQQPKKNNVMARTRLVVPNKGYSSLDQSPDEKPLVALDTDSDDDFDMSRYSSSGYSSAEQINQDLNIQLLKDGYRLDEIPDDEDLDLIPPKSVNPTCMCCQATSSTACHIQ; encoded by the exons GACCCAACCGCCGCCTCCATCTCAGACGGAGACTGTGACGCCCGGGAGG AGAAGCAGCGGGAACTGGCCCGGAAGGGCTCCCTGAAGAATGGCAGCATGGGTAGCCCTGTCAACCAGCAACCCAAGAAGAACAATGTCATGGCCCGAACAAG gctggttgTCCCCAATAAAGGCTACTCCTCGCTTGACCAGAGCCCCGATGAGAAGCCACTGGTAGCCCTTGACACGGACAG CGATGATGACTTTGATATGTCTAGATACTCCTCCTCCGGCTACTCCTCTGCTGAG CAGATCAACCAAGATTTGAACATCCAGCTGCTGAAGGATGGCTATCGGTTAGATGAGATCCCCGACGACGAGGACCTAGACCTCATCCCCCCCAAGTCCGTGAACCCCACCTGCATGTGCTGCCAGGCCACGTCCTCCACCGCCTGCCACATTCAGTAG
- the FAM219A gene encoding protein FAM219A isoform X9 yields the protein MGSPVNQQPKKNNVMARTRLVVPNKGYSSLDQSPDEKPLVALDTDSDDDFDMSRYSSSGYSSAEQINQDLNIQLLKDGYRLDEIPDDEDLDLIPPKSVNPTCMCCQATSSTACHIQ from the exons ATGGGTAGCCCTGTCAACCAGCAACCCAAGAAGAACAATGTCATGGCCCGAACAAG gctggttgTCCCCAATAAAGGCTACTCCTCGCTTGACCAGAGCCCCGATGAGAAGCCACTGGTAGCCCTTGACACGGACAG CGATGATGACTTTGATATGTCTAGATACTCCTCCTCCGGCTACTCCTCTGCTGAG CAGATCAACCAAGATTTGAACATCCAGCTGCTGAAGGATGGCTATCGGTTAGATGAGATCCCCGACGACGAGGACCTAGACCTCATCCCCCCCAAGTCCGTGAACCCCACCTGCATGTGCTGCCAGGCCACGTCCTCCACCGCCTGCCACATTCAGTAG
- the FAM219A gene encoding protein FAM219A isoform X10 — protein sequence MGSPVNQQPKKNNVMARTRLVVPNKGYSSLDQSPDEKPLVALDTDSDDDFDMSRYSSSGYSSAEINQDLNIQLLKDGYRLDEIPDDEDLDLIPPKSVNPTCMCCQATSSTACHIQ from the exons ATGGGTAGCCCTGTCAACCAGCAACCCAAGAAGAACAATGTCATGGCCCGAACAAG gctggttgTCCCCAATAAAGGCTACTCCTCGCTTGACCAGAGCCCCGATGAGAAGCCACTGGTAGCCCTTGACACGGACAG CGATGATGACTTTGATATGTCTAGATACTCCTCCTCCGGCTACTCCTCTGCTGAG ATCAACCAAGATTTGAACATCCAGCTGCTGAAGGATGGCTATCGGTTAGATGAGATCCCCGACGACGAGGACCTAGACCTCATCCCCCCCAAGTCCGTGAACCCCACCTGCATGTGCTGCCAGGCCACGTCCTCCACCGCCTGCCACATTCAGTAG